A segment of the Orcinus orca chromosome 4, mOrcOrc1.1, whole genome shotgun sequence genome:
agctgcaatgaacattgtggtacatgactctttttgaattatggttttctcagggtatatgcccagtagtgagattgctgggtcataaggtagttctatttgtagttttttatttGAACCAGATGTCAGTGGATAGTTTGACAACCACAAGATATGTTTGGAATCCTAAGTTGAACACCGAACATGGAAAATGAATTAATCTAAATCCTCAAAGAGAATAGCCCATTCATCTCAATGTGTCCCTCAGTCAAAAGCAAGCTGATAGTAAATAAAGTTCGgtactggtgaaagaatttgTTAAAGCAAAACTGGAGAGAATAGTTGAAGTGAGGAGAGGCATACAGGGGGAAAATAGAAGATGAATGATGGGCAGGGAAGAGAGATTTGTTTTTTTGAAGTCTGAAAATGGCCATTATTTTACTCTTTAATTATCCCATAGGTATCTGGCATATGTATGCTTTGAGTAAAAATTTTCCAATTGAAAATACAGAAGCAACAAGAAAAGCGAACGCTGACAGCTTTATCCTTTGAAGTTTAAATCTAAGCCGTCAGCAAGCCACAATCATCGCCCTGACCAATGGCTGATTCCTTTTCCTAAGCCTTGTCCTTTTGACATGAGTGGCACAAACATGACTTTTAACCCAGTTAGAGCAGCTCTCTAGATGCCATTTTCTGTCCTTGCACAGAGGGAACATTTGCTGAAAGCTGACACTTCACCTCCCGGAAGGCAGAACAACGTTTGTGGTCCTTGGGCACCCTGGTCCCTCGAGACTCTCTCCCTTGTCACAGAGTTGTCAGGAACTGTCCTCTGCTGACGTTTGGGCTGCCAACCTTTCCAGATCAGCAAAGACCAGAGTAAATTGGCACTAAGGAGCTCTCCTTGGCTCTCCTAGCTacctgagagaaaaaaaagtgcCTGGTGCCCAATTAAAAGTCCCTCCATAGCGGACCTTTCTCTTGCCCTGCCCTCCTAGAAGCCCACCCTTTCGGTCAGTGCTGGAGGTTACCAACCCCCTCTCAATGTTCAATCCTGTCCTGAACACTCCCCACATGAATGGACAGGTGGAAATGGTACTTTTTTTAAGTTGGTAATTTGTAGAAAGAGCTTTGGGGGAAAACCAGATTATTtctaacattattttctttttataacctaGTCTAACACGGCGTCACCTCGTTGCCACTTATCATTACAGAAATCAGATGTGATTACATTCTGTTTATGGTCTTCTGTGGACATGTGGACATCCCAGGCTGCAGGACTGGAAAGGGCATTGACCTTACATAGGCTGCTTaaacctttttcattttctcaaccATCTGATGATCCTGTCTCTCTTTAAACATCTTCATTAACGGCAAGCTTATTATATTCCAAAACGCTCTGGTTCTGGACAGCTGTGGTGTTGGAAAATCTCTCCTTTCCCGTGCCTCCAAATCTGGGTGCCCTTGTCTAGATTTCTTCCATCACCTCGGTGACTGCATCCTGACATTTACCTCTTTGCCTTGTAATTGTTCATTAGCTTCTGGGGttccacccctgctttccccGTGATGAGAAGACGAGCGCCATGTCCCTCTGCAACACTGCATCCTTAGCTTAGAGCACAGAACACTTCCTTACAAGGTAATTAGGAACTGTCCGtcaaatgactaaataaataaatggtgtgcATGGGTCAGCATCCTTGCGCTTACCAGATAAGACTGGAGGAGTGTATTAACGACAGCTGTTTAAATAATATGCAGCAAATGTGTGAGCAGCCGCTAAGTGCCTTCTGCCTCTGGTGTCTTCATTTTCCCGTCTATACAGGAGAGGATTAAACTTCACTGTTCCCCACCAGGGGCACTACTAATCCTCCCCAGGGGGTGTATGGAAATATGTGGGGggcattttggttgtcacaagttTTTACACATGAATACTACTGGCCCCGGCCAGGGATTCAAAATGTCCTGTAATATCTGGGACAGTCTAGCATAATAAAGAACTGCTCACTTCCACTCAACTTCAATAGCACCACATTGAGAACCGCTGTGGATGCAACACAGAATGTGAATCAGGGACTCAGATtctaatcctgcctctgccaccaaaCTAGGTATATGACCTTGTGTGCACTGATTCACCTCACTGtgcgtcagtttcctcatctatcacGTGAGCGTGAAAAAAAACATGCCTGATGTTTTTACCTCCCTGGATAATATCAAATAATGATGGTGAACACCCTGCAAAAATGTCAGAGTACCATACACATACGAGGCCTCACTGCTGCTACACGAGGAGTCTAGCAATTGAGCCAGTATTTCTAGAAGTAGGAGGGATTCTCCGTAGAGTGCTGCCCAGGAGTGACATCTGTTAAGCCCCTGACTGTGTACCCTGACCTCATGACCATCTCAACAGCACTGCTGtgatgggaaggaggggaggaagaggcagaagagggGCCACACTGACCAGAGAAAGTATGCACGCGGAAGGGGCATACTCCTCCTCTGGCTGAAGCTCCCTGCTTCTGGACTTCCGCTGGCTGACTCCTGGGCAATCATAGAAGCCTGAAATCAGATCACACTCCTCTCCTGGTCTGAACCCTCCCATTGCACCGAGGATACTGTTTGCCATGGCTCATAGGCAAAGAGACCTTCCTATCTGACCTTATCTCAGactatcccctccctccccacactggCTTTGGCGTGGtttttttcaactttgttttgtttatgattaGACCAAGCTAGTTCTTACCTTAGAACCTTTACTCATTTCCTCTGCCTAGTGCTCTCAACTCTGGATTTTTGCATGGCTTGTCTTCTCTTCTGTTACTCTGGTCTTGACTCAGTTTTTCCTCCTCTGGGGAAATTATCTGAAAGAGTCTCTTCCAGCTCCATGTCCTGATCAGAAGCATCACTGCCCATTTTCTTCTTAGCATTTGTCTTGCTACCTGaagctatttatatttatatatttattattcactcatttattttctgtctcccttcAGCAGAATGTAATTTCCATAAGAGCAGAGACCTTATCTGCTTGTTCACCACTCTAACCACAATGCTTAGAGCAATGTCAGGCACAGAGTAAATACTTAAcatatatttgctgaataaaggGATGGCTGTGTGgaaggatggatagatggatgggtgggtgggtgggtgggtggatggatgggtgggtgggtggatggatgggtgggtgtgtggatggatgggtggatgtgtggatggatgggtgtGTGGGTGGAAGGGTGTGTGGATGGATGtgtggatgggtagatgggtggatgTGTGGATGGATGGGCGGGTGGGTGGAAGGgtgtgtggatggatgggtgggtgggtagatgggtggatgTGTGGATGGATGGGCGGGTGGGTGGAAGGGTGTGTGGATGGATGtgtggatgggtagatgggtggatgCGTGGATGGATGGGCGGGTGGGTGGAAGGgtgtgtggatggatgggtgggtgggtagatgggtggatgtgtggatggatgggtgggtgggtggaagggtgtgtggatggatgggtggatgtgtggatgggtggatgtgtggatggatgggtgggtgggtagatgggtgggtgtgtgggtggatgggtgggtgggtgg
Coding sequences within it:
- the LOC125964237 gene encoding LOW QUALITY PROTEIN: spore coat protein SP85-like (The sequence of the model RefSeq protein was modified relative to this genomic sequence to represent the inferred CDS: inserted 1 base in 1 codon), with translation PPIHPSTHPSTHPRIHPHSHPPTHPPTHPPIYPPTHPSTHPPIHTSTHPSTHPSTHPPIHPHIHPSTHPPIHPHTLPPTRPSIHASTHLPIHTSIHTPFHPPAHPSTHPPIYPPTHPSTHPSTHPPIHPHIHPSTHXTHPSTHPSTHTPIHPHIHPSIHTPTHPS